Proteins from a genomic interval of Streptomyces fodineus:
- a CDS encoding SMI1/KNR4 family protein: MNSDQADPTELAALREAFAVDDGGESALGWAAVHAFEAEHHVVLPEPYRTFVAEVTDGSCQGPPEYGLVGLAEGGAKQDPAKPFPLSEAWLWEEDEGRYADPDAVIEQVGRDGSLLLGTDGCGMDWHLIVTGPHRGHIWQITGEGAYPFGAEFGCTTAGSGFAGWVRHWADGREWFDAPPA, translated from the coding sequence ATGAACAGCGATCAGGCGGATCCCACCGAACTCGCGGCCCTGCGGGAGGCCTTCGCGGTGGACGACGGCGGCGAGTCCGCGCTCGGCTGGGCGGCCGTGCACGCCTTCGAGGCGGAGCACCACGTGGTGCTGCCCGAGCCGTACCGGACGTTCGTGGCGGAGGTGACCGACGGATCCTGCCAGGGGCCGCCGGAGTACGGTCTGGTGGGGCTGGCCGAGGGCGGCGCGAAGCAGGACCCGGCCAAGCCGTTCCCGCTCTCCGAGGCATGGCTGTGGGAGGAGGACGAGGGGCGCTACGCGGATCCGGACGCCGTCATCGAACAGGTCGGCCGCGACGGCTCGCTGCTGCTCGGCACGGACGGCTGCGGCATGGACTGGCATCTGATCGTCACCGGTCCTCACCGGGGTCACATATGGCAGATCACGGGTGAGGGCGCGTATCCCTTCGGGGCGGAGTTCGGGTGCACCACGGCCGGGTCCGGCTTCGCCGGCTGGGTGCGGCACTGGGCGGACGGCAGGGAGTGGTTCGACGCCCCGCCCGCATAA
- a CDS encoding glycerol-3-phosphate dehydrogenase/oxidase — protein sequence MTSQSTLQTLPALGSHPASGSNPSRAETREQLSKASYDLLVIGGGILGISTAWHAAQSGLRVALVDAGDFAGATSSASSKLLHGGLRYLQTGAVKLVAENHFERRAVSRQVAPHLANPLTFYLPVYKGGPHGAAKLGAGVFAYSALSAFGDGVGHLLSPAKAAQDVPELRTDNLKAVAVYGDDQMNDARMALMTVRAAVEAGAAVLNHAAVTGLRFTKGRVTGADLKDRVSGEEFGVNARLVLNATGPWVDHLRRMEDPGAAPSIRLSKGAHLVLKRTSPWKAALATPIDKYRITFALPWEDMLLLGTTDEEYEGDPADVSVTEKDIAQILDEAAFSVRDQQLKRDLITYAFAGLRVLPGGPGDTAKAKRETVVTEGKGGMLSVAGGKWTTFRHIGRTVMQKLEALPGHPLGDDFEPISSLPKKVPLPGVANPRAVAHRLLVDHPAPGPRMAADTAKHLATHYGSLAFDIARLANDDPELAERVHPDAPEIWAQVVWARDHEWAETADDVLRRRTTLTIRGLATDDVRAKVQDLLDKK from the coding sequence ATGACCAGTCAGTCCACCCTGCAGACCCTGCCCGCCCTGGGGTCGCACCCGGCCTCCGGCTCCAACCCGAGCCGGGCCGAGACCAGGGAGCAGCTCTCCAAGGCGTCGTACGATCTTCTGGTGATCGGCGGCGGCATCCTGGGCATCTCCACCGCCTGGCACGCCGCGCAGTCCGGCCTCAGGGTGGCTCTGGTCGACGCCGGCGACTTCGCCGGTGCCACCTCCTCCGCCTCCTCCAAGCTGCTCCACGGCGGTCTGCGCTACCTGCAGACCGGCGCGGTAAAGCTGGTGGCGGAGAACCACTTCGAGCGCCGTGCGGTCTCCCGCCAGGTGGCCCCCCACCTGGCGAACCCGCTCACCTTCTACCTCCCCGTGTACAAGGGCGGGCCGCACGGCGCGGCGAAGCTCGGCGCGGGCGTCTTCGCCTACTCCGCGCTCTCCGCGTTCGGCGACGGCGTCGGTCACCTGCTCTCCCCCGCCAAGGCGGCGCAGGACGTGCCCGAGCTGCGCACCGACAACCTGAAGGCCGTGGCCGTGTACGGCGACGACCAGATGAACGACGCCCGCATGGCGCTGATGACGGTCCGCGCGGCCGTCGAGGCGGGCGCGGCCGTTCTCAACCACGCCGCGGTCACCGGCCTGCGCTTCACCAAGGGCCGGGTGACGGGTGCCGACCTGAAGGACCGCGTCTCCGGCGAGGAGTTCGGCGTCAACGCCCGTCTCGTCCTGAACGCGACCGGCCCCTGGGTCGACCACCTGCGCAGGATGGAGGACCCGGGCGCGGCGCCGTCCATCCGCCTGTCCAAGGGCGCGCACCTGGTGCTCAAGCGCACCTCCCCCTGGAAGGCCGCGCTCGCGACCCCCATCGACAAGTACCGGATCACCTTCGCCCTCCCCTGGGAGGACATGCTGCTGCTCGGCACCACCGACGAGGAGTACGAGGGCGACCCGGCGGATGTGTCCGTCACCGAGAAGGACATAGCCCAGATCCTGGACGAGGCCGCGTTCTCCGTGCGGGACCAGCAGCTGAAGCGGGACCTGATCACGTACGCCTTCGCGGGCCTGCGGGTGCTGCCGGGCGGACCCGGCGACACCGCCAAGGCCAAGCGCGAGACCGTGGTGACCGAGGGCAAGGGCGGCATGCTGTCCGTCGCGGGCGGCAAGTGGACCACCTTCCGGCACATCGGCCGTACGGTGATGCAGAAGCTGGAGGCGCTGCCGGGTCACCCGCTCGGTGACGACTTCGAGCCGATCTCCTCGCTGCCGAAGAAGGTGCCGCTGCCCGGTGTCGCCAACCCGCGGGCCGTCGCGCACCGCCTGCTGGTGGACCACCCGGCGCCGGGCCCGCGCATGGCCGCCGACACCGCCAAGCACCTGGCCACCCACTACGGCTCCCTGGCCTTCGACATCGCCCGCCTGGCCAACGACGACCCGGAGCTGGCCGAGCGCGTCCACCCCGACGCCCCGGAGATCTGGGCGCAGGTCGTGTGGGCCCGCGACCACGAGTGGGCCGAGACGGCGGACGACGTGCTGCGTCGGCGTACGACGCTGACGATCCGGGGCCTGGCCACGGACGACGTCCGCGCGAAGGTGCAGGACCTGCTCGACAAGAAGTAG